From Halomarina ordinaria:
TCCGTCGAGAGCGAGGGGCGGACGATAGCCCGGTTCCGCGCCGACGGCGTGGTGGTCGCGACGCCCCTCGGGAGTCGCGGCTACGCGCGGGCGGCCGGCGCCCCGGAACTCGCCCCCGGCAGCGGCGTCGCCGCCGTCGCCCCCATCTCGCCGTTCGCCATCGACCCCGACCGGTGGGTGCTCCCGCTGGGGACCCTCACGCTCCGCGTCGAACGCGACGAGGCGGCCGTCGACCTGCTCGCCGACGACCGCCGCGAGGGCCCGGTCGCACCGAACGACCCGGTCCGCATCCGGCCGACCGGCACCCTCCAGGTGTTCGTCACGGAGGGGCGAGGATTGGAAAGGCACTAATGGGTGCACGACACCGGTTTAGGTATGCAGTCTTCGGTCTCGCTGTTCGGCCCCGTCGACACCATCCTCGGGCCGTACATCGAATACGTCCTGCTCGTCCTGGTGTTGGTGAACATGGTCGCCCGGGCGGCCGAGTATCGTTCCCACGTCAAACAGGCGCGCGACGGCGGCGTCGACGCCATCGGCCGGAACCCGGTCCGCGTGGCGACGAACTTCCTCCTGCTCGTCGGGGGGTTCTACTTCCTGACCGTCGAGTACCACGCCGGGTTCGTCTTCTCGGTTCTGGTCGTCGGGATGGTCATCACCGACGTCTTCGAGTTCGAGTCGCGCCTGGTCGAGGCGCGCCGCGACATCGGCATCGAGCGCCCGAAGGGGTCCATCGCCGCCTCCGTGCTCGTGCTCCTCTACGCGGCGTACACGAGCCTGTTCTTCCTCATCGCCGACTACTGGGGCGCCGTCATCTGAACTGACCCCCGCCGTTCGTCTCGTGACGCCACCGGCCACCACACCCGACCAGCCGTCTTCTACACGCGCGTCGTCGCCGTCCAGCGGGACCACCGCACCGTAGCCACGACCAGTCATCGACGGAAGGGAGCAGTCGCCACTGCCGCGACGCCCCTGCACGCGAGACCGCGGTGACGAGCGGGGCGAGGTGGGTGACACGAGGGGGGCGAGGTGGGTGACACGAGGGGGGCGAGGTGGGTGACACGGTGAAGACGAGACGAGCGGGGCGACGTGCGGACGTCGACGCCGCTGGACGGTCGTCGTGAGAACGGAGAGAGAGAGGTGTCGGTCGGGGGGCGAGCCGGTTCTAGCCCGAGCGTGCCAGGCGAATCTGACGGATCGCCGGGATGATGACCCAGAAGGTGAGCGCACCGAGGATGGCGAAATAGAACATAGCGTCCATGAGGACGAGGCCGATCTGGTCGTAGACGTTGGGGTCCTCGGGGAGCGGTCCGACGAGCTGTGCGCCGGAGAACGACGGCGTCCGGTACCAGCCAGCGAACGTGAGCCAGCCGAACAGCCCCACGATGAGCGCCGTGAGCCCCTTGATGAATTCGTCAGCCATTATCGGGAGTTAGTCACCGTCGTCTTTAGGGTTTCCCATTCCCGCGGTCCGAAAGCGCGTCCCGAGGATGTACGTCCCCGCGCCGGCCCCGATGAGCGCGATACCGATGAGCGCGAAGGTCACCTGGAGGACGCCGTCGGGGACGGGCGCGGCGGCGATGGCGTCGCGGACGACGAACGGGACCGGCGGGAGCACCGTGGGGGCACCGAGCAGCGTCCCGAGGAAGCCGGGGAGGCCGGCGAGCGAGACGTAGAACAGGGCGACGGCCACTCCGATGCGCTCGCCGAGGCCCCCACCCGACCGGACCGCCCGGTAGCCGAGGTAGAGGACGGCCGGGAGCACGACGCCGACGAGCAGGCCGAGCAGCAGGAACCGCTGGACGACGTTCGTCGCCGCGTCGAGGAACAGGAACCCGAGGATGATGAGGGCCACGGCGACGAGCGTCGAGGAGACGATGACGGTCTTGTAGAGGTCGAGCGAGACGACCACGTCGCCGTCCGTCCCGCGCCGTGGCTGGTCGGAGGCGTCGGACATGAGAGAAGTGAGGGGCCGCGATTACTTCACTTCGGCGGACGCAGCCGGTAGTACCGCCGATTGAGTTCGAACATGTACCCCTCGCGCATCGACTTGAGCACGCCGTAGGCGATGAAGCCCGCGACGAACGGCAGCAGGAACGTCAGGTCGAACAGGAGGTTCGGCTCGATGGGGACCAGGTTCTTCACCGACAGCACGCTGATGGTGAACGCGAAGACGATGCCGAAGACGCCGACGGCCGCCCAGAACGGCTGCTCGACGGGCCGGCGGGCCGACCCCTTGTTCAGGAAGGGGACGATGGCGATGAACCCGACGACGACCAGGTTCGCCAGCACGCCGTAGGTCCGGTCGGCCATCAGCTGCTG
This genomic window contains:
- a CDS encoding DUF7313 family protein; amino-acid sequence: MQSSVSLFGPVDTILGPYIEYVLLVLVLVNMVARAAEYRSHVKQARDGGVDAIGRNPVRVATNFLLLVGGFYFLTVEYHAGFVFSVLVVGMVITDVFEFESRLVEARRDIGIERPKGSIAASVLVLLYAAYTSLFFLIADYWGAVI
- a CDS encoding DUF7314 family protein, whose amino-acid sequence is MADEFIKGLTALIVGLFGWLTFAGWYRTPSFSGAQLVGPLPEDPNVYDQIGLVLMDAMFYFAILGALTFWVIIPAIRQIRLARSG
- a CDS encoding DUF7315 family membrane protein encodes the protein MSDASDQPRRGTDGDVVVSLDLYKTVIVSSTLVAVALIILGFLFLDAATNVVQRFLLLGLLVGVVLPAVLYLGYRAVRSGGGLGERIGVAVALFYVSLAGLPGFLGTLLGAPTVLPPVPFVVRDAIAAAPVPDGVLQVTFALIGIALIGAGAGTYILGTRFRTAGMGNPKDDGD